The following proteins come from a genomic window of Cydia pomonella isolate Wapato2018A chromosome 28, ilCydPomo1, whole genome shotgun sequence:
- the LOC133532993 gene encoding uncharacterized protein LOC133532993 yields MAFFGNLTNFDHKTGEWQIFHSKLKQFFVVNKIVDEEDKRALLFTHMTDETYRLLRNLAHPKELEELEFKELVKLLDGHFKKKQCTYADKAKFYAATRVPSESLGDWAARLRGLATYCNFGAALEANLADRFILGLGSGPERDKLFEKTATLSMAEALEIAEKAAVAREAKTEMAATVKEEPVFYGASGNGHGRGGWNKGHRGGSSGGGTRPAGGDQRQRDDLRCAVCGMRNHDEDSCRYKRYRCQKCGVIGHLKKVCKSKNSRVNCIATELEENVNEGGHREQCCRECQNFNLRS; encoded by the exons ATGGCgttttttggaaatttaacgAATTTCGATCACAAAACCGGCGAATGGCAGATATTTCACAGCAAATTAAAGCAATTCTTTGTGGTGAATAAAATTGTGGATGAAGAGGACAAGCGAGCACTTTTATTCACGCACATGACGGACGAAACCTACCGCTTGTTACGTAACTTGGCTCATCCAAAGGAATTAGAGGAGCTCGAGTTCAAGGAGCTAGTGAAATTACTCGACGGCCACTTTAAGAAGAAACAATGTACATACGCTGATAAGGCCAAGTTTTATGCTGCGACGAGAGTGCCAAGCGAGAGTTTAGGGGACTGGGCGGCGCGATTAAGAGGATTGGCAACTTATTGCAATTTTGGCGCAGCCCTGGAAGCGAATTTAGCAGATCGTTTCATCCTAGGCTTGGGCTCGGGGCCCGAGCGtgataaattatttgaaaaaacgGCTACCCTCTCGATGGCGGAGGCTCTGGAGATTGCAGAGAAAGCAGCAGTCGCTAGGGAAGCGAAGACAGAGATGGCGGCAACCGTCAAAGAAGAGCCCGTATTTTATGGCGCTAGTGGAAACGGGCACGGCCGAGGCGGCTGGAACAAAGGGCATCGCGGTGGTAGCAGCGGTGGCGGAACCCGGCCGGCCGGAGGCGACCAGCGGCAGCGAGATGATTTGCGATGTGCCGTTTGTGGGATGAGAAACCACGATGAAGATAGTTGCCGTTACAAGCGTTATAGATGCCAGAAATGTGGAGTTATaggacatttaaaaaaagtatgtaaaaGCAAGAATTCGCGCGTCAACTGTATCGCCACTGAACTGGAGGAAAACGTGAACGAAGGAGGACACCGTGAGCAGTGTTGTAGGGAGTGCCAAAACTTTAATTTGAG GAGCTGA